One segment of Nostoc flagelliforme CCNUN1 DNA contains the following:
- a CDS encoding vWA domain-containing protein, which yields MDDTLRLDEVVEFAENPEPRCPCVLLLDTSGSMQGDPIEALNQGLLSLKDELVKNSLAARRVEVAIVTFDSNINVVQDFVTADQFNPPILTAQGLTTMGAGIHKALDIIQERKSQYRANGIAYYRPWVFMITDGEPQGELENVVEQASQRLQGDEANKRVAFFTVGVENANMTRLNQIAVRTPLKLKGLNFIEMFVWLSTSMSAVSHSQVDEQVALPPIGWGTV from the coding sequence ATGGATGATACATTAAGACTTGATGAAGTAGTAGAATTTGCTGAGAACCCAGAACCACGTTGTCCTTGTGTACTGTTACTAGACACATCTGGCTCGATGCAAGGAGACCCGATTGAGGCTTTAAATCAGGGTTTACTAAGTTTAAAGGATGAATTAGTCAAAAATTCCTTAGCCGCAAGACGGGTGGAAGTAGCGATCGTAACATTTGATAGTAATATCAATGTAGTACAAGACTTTGTGACTGCCGATCAATTCAATCCGCCGATTTTGACAGCTCAGGGATTGACTACGATGGGTGCGGGAATTCATAAAGCTTTAGACATAATTCAAGAGCGGAAATCTCAGTATCGTGCCAATGGGATTGCTTACTATCGTCCTTGGGTATTCATGATTACCGATGGAGAACCACAAGGCGAGTTAGAAAATGTTGTAGAGCAGGCATCCCAGCGCCTACAGGGAGATGAAGCAAACAAGCGCGTAGCATTTTTTACAGTAGGTGTAGAGAATGCGAATATGACTCGTTTAAATCAAATAGCTGTGCGTACCCCCCTGAAGCTGAAAGGACTAAATTTTATCGAGATGTTTGTCTGGCTGTCAACTAGTATGTCAGCTGTTTCTCATTCGCAGGTGGACGAACAGGTAGCATTACCGCCGATTGGTTGGGGGACTGTTTAA
- the rfbF gene encoding glucose-1-phosphate cytidylyltransferase has product MKAVILAGGLGTRLSEETSVRPKPMVEIGGKPILWHIMKTYSAHGINDFIICCGYKGYIIKEYFANYFLHMSDVTFDMRFNQMNVHSGYAEPWRVTLVNTGDNTMTGGRLKRISEHLGNETFCFTYGDGVSNINITELVKFHKEQKTLGTLTAVQPAGRFGAISLGYEQTKITSFREKPEGDGAWINGGYFVLEPEVINLIADDSTVWEQEPLEKLADMEQLSAFKHDGFWQPMDTLRDKNYLEGLWKSTQAPWKIW; this is encoded by the coding sequence ATGAAAGCGGTGATTTTGGCTGGAGGACTTGGTACACGCCTCAGTGAAGAAACCAGTGTCAGACCCAAGCCGATGGTTGAAATTGGTGGTAAGCCAATTCTCTGGCACATAATGAAAACTTACTCTGCTCACGGCATTAATGACTTCATTATTTGTTGCGGTTACAAAGGTTACATAATTAAGGAGTATTTTGCTAACTACTTCTTACACATGTCAGATGTTACCTTTGATATGCGATTTAACCAGATGAACGTGCATTCTGGTTATGCTGAACCCTGGCGTGTCACTTTAGTAAATACGGGTGATAATACAATGACAGGCGGACGCTTAAAGCGAATCAGCGAACATCTTGGTAATGAGACTTTTTGCTTTACTTATGGTGATGGTGTAAGTAATATTAATATCACCGAGCTAGTTAAATTTCATAAGGAACAAAAGACCTTAGGAACCCTGACAGCCGTTCAACCAGCCGGGCGTTTTGGTGCCATTTCGTTAGGATATGAGCAAACTAAAATCACCAGCTTTCGGGAAAAACCCGAAGGTGATGGAGCTTGGATTAATGGCGGTTATTTTGTGTTAGAACCAGAAGTAATCAATTTGATTGCTGATGATTCTACTGTGTGGGAGCAAGAGCCATTAGAAAAACTAGCTGATATGGAACAACTATCGGCTTTCAAACATGATGGTTTCTGGCAACCTATGGATACTTTACGCGATAAAAACTACCTAGAGGGGCTATGGAAAAGTACTCAAGCTCCTTGGAAAATATGGTAG
- the lhgO gene encoding L-2-hydroxyglutarate oxidase, with translation MYDFAIIGGGIVGLSTALALGKRYPNARILVVEKESQWAFHQTGNNSGVIHSGIYYKPGSFKAKFCRDGSRSMVEFCQEHGIEHEVCGKVIVATEEQELPRLENLYKRGLDNGIEVKRISPEEVREIEPHVKCVGGLRVFSTGIVNYKQVCLKYAELIQQQGGDLHLNTKVLKISPSGKNQVLQTNKGNFETRFVINCTGLHSDRTAKLGKVEPQAKIVPFRGEYYELTPEKRYLVKTLIYPVPNPDFPFLGVHFTRMIDGSVHAGPNAVLSLKREGYKKTDFDLRDFLEVITYPGFWKLAAKHADEGIQEIIRSFSKAAFTRSLQKLIPEVQAEDLVPTHAGVRAQALMNDGKLVDDFLIVSGQNSIHVCNAPSPAATSSLEIGKALVAEIPQLSHLDIAVTA, from the coding sequence ATGTATGATTTTGCGATTATAGGTGGGGGAATAGTTGGACTCTCTACAGCGCTGGCTTTAGGAAAACGCTATCCCAATGCTCGTATTTTAGTAGTAGAAAAAGAGAGTCAATGGGCATTTCACCAAACCGGCAATAATAGCGGGGTAATTCATTCTGGTATTTACTACAAGCCAGGGAGTTTCAAAGCTAAATTTTGTCGTGACGGTTCTCGCTCTATGGTAGAGTTTTGTCAAGAGCATGGAATTGAGCATGAAGTTTGCGGTAAGGTAATTGTTGCAACTGAAGAACAAGAGCTACCACGCTTAGAAAATCTCTACAAACGTGGCTTAGACAATGGCATAGAAGTTAAGAGAATTAGCCCGGAAGAAGTCAGGGAAATTGAACCTCACGTAAAATGCGTAGGTGGGCTTCGGGTATTCTCAACTGGTATTGTTAATTACAAGCAAGTTTGTTTGAAATACGCCGAGCTAATTCAACAGCAGGGTGGGGATTTACACCTGAATACAAAAGTTCTGAAAATCTCCCCAAGTGGTAAAAATCAGGTACTGCAAACAAACAAGGGTAACTTTGAAACCCGCTTTGTAATTAATTGTACTGGATTGCATAGCGATCGCACCGCCAAACTAGGTAAAGTTGAACCCCAAGCAAAAATTGTTCCATTCCGGGGAGAATATTACGAACTCACCCCAGAAAAACGTTATCTGGTCAAAACACTAATTTACCCAGTTCCCAATCCAGATTTTCCCTTCTTGGGTGTTCACTTTACCCGGATGATTGATGGTAGCGTCCATGCAGGGCCAAATGCGGTGCTGTCACTCAAACGCGAAGGTTACAAAAAAACCGATTTCGACTTACGGGATTTTCTTGAAGTCATCACCTATCCTGGTTTCTGGAAGTTGGCAGCCAAACATGCTGATGAAGGGATTCAAGAAATCATTCGTTCTTTTAGTAAAGCAGCCTTCACCAGAAGTTTGCAAAAACTAATTCCCGAAGTTCAAGCAGAAGATTTAGTTCCCACCCATGCAGGAGTTCGCGCTCAAGCCTTAATGAACGATGGCAAGCTTGTAGACGACTTTTTGATTGTTTCCGGTCAAAACTCCATTCATGTTTGCAATGCTCCTTCTCCTGCGGCCACATCTTCTCTAGAAATCGGTAAAGCGCTTGTGGCAGAAATTCCCCAACTTTCCCATCTAGATATTGCAGTAACTGCATAG
- a CDS encoding YciI family protein, translating into MPKYVLWGTYCEDVLEKRAPHRQAHLDGLAKQKESGVLITIGPTKDVTKVFGIYEAEDEATVRQLIENDPYWKNGIWTEYSVKEWIQAF; encoded by the coding sequence ATGCCTAAATATGTACTTTGGGGAACTTACTGCGAAGATGTTCTCGAAAAACGCGCCCCCCACCGTCAAGCTCATTTAGATGGATTAGCAAAACAGAAAGAATCCGGTGTGCTAATTACTATTGGCCCTACCAAGGATGTGACAAAAGTTTTTGGGATTTACGAAGCCGAAGACGAAGCCACTGTACGCCAGTTAATTGAAAATGACCCCTATTGGAAAAATGGCATCTGGACTGAGTATTCTGTTAAAGAATGGATTCAGGCTTTTTAA
- the pheT gene encoding phenylalanine--tRNA ligase subunit beta — protein MRISLNWLRELVEIKLSPEELAETLTMAGFEVEEIEDRRTWANGVVIGKVLERQPHPNADKLSVCQVDIGAGETLNIVCGAANVKADIYVPVATTGTYLPNIDLKIKPAKLRGVPSQGMICSLKELGLPTDVDGIHIFTQENLPLGSDVRPLLGLDDVILDLTATANRADALSMVGVAREVAALTGGKLSIPEPGEVSITKSARNLALKIADTQACPAYIGTVIEQVKIAPSPEWLQQRLRAAGVRPISNVVDITNYVLLEWGQPLHAFDRDRLQSVAGSENLTIGVRFATAGESLKTLDGQTRTLSTQNLLITANDKPVALAGVMGGEETEVHAGTQSLVLEAALFDSVAIRRSSRSVGLRSEASGRYERGVNRAELEIANRRALSLISELASGILVQQEIADTRPDPSTWSRSIALRLDRVNQILGPVDLGEDTGELQGQDVERILTALGCQLTSSEKDTNHQPTWSVSVPPYRYRDLEREIDLIEEIARLYGYNKFCDTLPEKAEAGYLPLDEELIRKLRAFLRAEGLTELIHYSLVKPGEDRNIVLSNPLFVEYSALRTDLISGLIDAFQYNLEQGNGALNGFEIGQIFWQEEDGLQETEALAGIVGGDISVGKWSKSGREEPITWFEAKGILESVFRQLALQVEFQPDRRDDRLHPGRTASLWIRGNRLGIFGQLHPQLRREKGLPDSVYVFQLDLDVLLESQGQDEILVPTFQPYSTYPASDRDIAFFAPVKISVTEIQKVITKAGKDLLESVELFDEYRGENVPEGQRSLAFRLIYRASDRTLTEAEVEPVHNKVREALVEKFGVNLRS, from the coding sequence ATGCGTATTTCTCTAAATTGGCTGCGCGAACTAGTAGAGATAAAACTTAGTCCAGAAGAATTAGCCGAAACCCTGACAATGGCAGGGTTTGAGGTTGAAGAGATTGAAGATCGCCGCACTTGGGCAAATGGCGTGGTTATCGGGAAAGTGCTTGAGCGTCAACCCCATCCCAACGCCGATAAATTGAGTGTTTGCCAAGTGGATATTGGTGCAGGTGAGACTTTAAATATTGTCTGTGGCGCTGCCAATGTGAAGGCAGATATCTATGTGCCTGTAGCAACTACAGGAACTTACTTACCCAACATCGATTTAAAAATTAAACCTGCAAAATTGCGTGGTGTCCCATCTCAGGGTATGATTTGTTCTTTAAAGGAACTCGGTTTGCCCACCGATGTAGACGGAATTCATATTTTTACCCAGGAAAATTTACCATTGGGTAGTGATGTGCGTCCTTTGTTGGGTCTAGATGATGTCATTTTAGACCTCACGGCAACTGCCAATCGCGCTGATGCTCTGAGTATGGTAGGCGTAGCAAGGGAAGTAGCAGCTTTAACTGGTGGAAAGTTGAGCATTCCTGAACCTGGTGAAGTCTCCATTACCAAAAGTGCCAGAAATTTAGCTTTAAAAATTGCCGATACCCAAGCTTGTCCTGCATACATTGGTACGGTAATTGAACAGGTTAAAATTGCTCCATCTCCTGAATGGTTGCAACAGCGTTTACGCGCTGCTGGGGTACGTCCCATAAGTAATGTAGTGGACATTACTAACTACGTTTTGTTGGAATGGGGACAACCACTGCACGCCTTTGACCGCGATCGCCTACAATCTGTTGCAGGTAGCGAAAATTTAACCATCGGCGTCCGCTTCGCCACTGCTGGAGAATCCCTCAAAACCCTAGATGGACAAACTCGCACCCTATCAACCCAAAATTTGTTAATTACTGCTAATGACAAACCCGTTGCACTGGCGGGAGTCATGGGTGGAGAAGAAACAGAAGTCCATGCAGGTACTCAAAGCCTAGTTTTAGAAGCAGCTTTATTTGATTCTGTGGCAATTCGCCGTTCATCCCGGAGTGTTGGGTTAAGAAGTGAGGCTTCTGGCAGATATGAACGCGGAGTTAACCGCGCTGAGTTGGAAATAGCTAATCGCCGCGCCTTATCCTTAATTAGCGAATTAGCTAGTGGAATTCTTGTCCAGCAGGAAATTGCCGACACCCGCCCCGATCCTTCTACCTGGAGTCGTTCTATCGCCCTGCGTTTAGACCGCGTTAATCAGATACTGGGGCCAGTCGATTTGGGAGAGGATACAGGTGAACTGCAAGGACAAGATGTTGAGCGTATCCTGACTGCATTGGGATGTCAATTGACTTCTTCAGAAAAAGACACTAACCATCAACCTACATGGTCAGTTTCTGTTCCACCCTATCGTTACCGCGACTTAGAGCGAGAAATTGACTTAATCGAAGAAATAGCCCGTCTCTATGGTTACAACAAATTCTGCGATACTCTACCAGAAAAAGCAGAAGCTGGCTATCTGCCTTTAGATGAGGAATTGATTCGCAAATTACGAGCTTTCCTCCGGGCTGAAGGGTTGACAGAATTAATTCACTATTCTTTAGTCAAACCAGGAGAAGACAGAAATATAGTACTGTCAAACCCCTTATTTGTCGAATATTCAGCGCTGCGAACCGATTTGATATCTGGGTTAATTGATGCCTTTCAATACAATTTAGAGCAGGGTAATGGTGCCTTGAACGGTTTTGAAATCGGGCAAATTTTTTGGCAAGAAGAAGACGGCTTGCAAGAAACAGAAGCCCTTGCTGGGATTGTGGGAGGGGATATTTCTGTTGGCAAATGGTCAAAAAGTGGACGCGAAGAACCCATCACCTGGTTTGAAGCCAAAGGCATTTTAGAAAGTGTGTTTCGGCAACTTGCCTTGCAGGTAGAATTTCAACCCGATCGCCGCGACGATCGCTTACATCCAGGACGCACCGCTTCCCTGTGGATTCGGGGTAACAGGCTCGGTATTTTTGGACAACTCCATCCCCAACTGCGACGAGAAAAAGGCTTACCAGATTCCGTTTATGTTTTCCAGTTGGATCTAGATGTGCTTTTAGAGTCTCAAGGACAAGATGAAATTCTTGTGCCAACATTCCAGCCCTATTCTACCTATCCAGCTAGCGATCGCGATATCGCCTTTTTCGCACCCGTGAAAATCTCAGTTACCGAAATTCAAAAAGTAATTACCAAAGCGGGTAAAGATTTGCTCGAATCAGTGGAATTATTTGATGAATATCGGGGCGAAAATGTCCCCGAAGGACAGCGAAGTTTAGCATTCCGCCTAATTTATCGGGCTAGCGATCGTACTCTTACTGAGGCCGAAGTCGAACCAGTACACAATAAAGTCCGCGAAGCTTTAGTGGAAAAATTCGGCGTAAATCTAAGAAGTTAG
- a CDS encoding response regulator, producing MNNSGAFTKLRPISLLRQLSNCSDSTCLQALSNSVSWSIYLEQGRITYATHSVEPFDRLERHLRRLSHQIPLLTSEVRVQVRLMFEPDSHAQLIEYDSNSRSHPPEYQAISWLVSQQHLHSTQAAVLIQELVQEVIESFLLIKEGTYELAETLERMPIICRLDVEKSLEHCQLRLQKWQAFVPQISSPYQRPYLLINSKIEEKDLPKLQPALTHWMKGFSLCHLAVILNQDEIQLARILYFYILKGAIILHEADPPYDKLPKLFEERCLRWPLSAAVPLRGSKLRAASRREVRATPTLLPKFIRELVETKKELNTTVNSYLDISEENIAPVQGLPQISPSPKEKFQEPTISNNINPPSQIVTAATVTAQKAHKIVSVDDSPTILKEISYFLENENFSVVTINDPVKAVLSIIRHKPDLILLDLNMLGIDGYELCRIIRNNSIFQKTPIIFVTGNKGIVDKVKAKLVGASGYLTKPFTRAELLKIVFMHLT from the coding sequence ATGAATAATTCCGGTGCATTCACCAAACTACGTCCAATAAGTTTGTTAAGACAGTTATCCAACTGCTCCGACAGTACTTGTTTACAAGCATTGAGTAACTCCGTTTCTTGGTCGATTTACCTAGAACAGGGAAGAATAACCTACGCAACTCATTCAGTGGAACCCTTTGACCGGCTAGAACGTCATTTGCGTCGCCTCAGCCACCAAATTCCCCTGCTTACCAGTGAGGTTCGTGTTCAAGTACGTCTAATGTTTGAACCTGATTCACACGCTCAGTTAATCGAATATGACAGCAATTCGAGAAGCCACCCTCCTGAGTATCAGGCTATATCCTGGCTTGTTAGTCAACAACATTTACATTCTACACAAGCAGCAGTGCTGATTCAAGAATTAGTTCAAGAGGTGATTGAATCATTTTTACTAATCAAAGAAGGTACTTATGAATTAGCAGAAACACTTGAGAGAATGCCAATAATTTGTAGGCTAGATGTAGAAAAAAGTCTAGAACATTGCCAATTAAGATTACAAAAATGGCAAGCTTTTGTTCCCCAAATTTCTTCTCCATATCAACGTCCATATCTGTTGATTAACAGCAAAATTGAAGAAAAAGATTTACCAAAACTTCAGCCAGCTTTAACTCATTGGATGAAGGGTTTTAGCCTGTGTCATCTGGCCGTAATTTTGAATCAAGATGAAATCCAACTAGCTCGCATTTTATACTTTTACATACTTAAGGGTGCGATTATATTGCATGAAGCTGATCCACCTTATGATAAATTACCAAAGTTATTTGAGGAGCGATGTCTACGATGGCCACTGAGCGCAGCCGTACCCCTACGGGGAAGCAAGCTACGCGCAGCGTCCCGTAGAGAAGTGCGGGCTACGCCTACGCTTTTGCCAAAATTCATAAGAGAGTTAGTTGAGACCAAAAAAGAACTAAATACCACCGTCAACTCTTACCTAGATATTTCTGAAGAGAATATAGCTCCTGTTCAAGGATTACCACAAATTTCTCCTTCTCCAAAAGAGAAGTTTCAGGAACCAACAATATCAAATAACATAAATCCTCCTTCCCAAATAGTAACGGCTGCTACTGTAACGGCACAAAAAGCCCACAAAATCGTTTCTGTTGATGATAGCCCCACAATTCTCAAAGAAATTAGTTATTTCTTAGAAAATGAAAATTTTTCTGTAGTGACTATTAACGATCCAGTAAAAGCCGTTTTGTCAATTATAAGGCACAAACCGGATTTAATTTTGTTGGATTTAAACATGCTAGGAATTGATGGTTATGAGTTGTGCCGTATTATACGAAATAATTCAATATTTCAAAAGACTCCTATTATCTTTGTTACTGGTAATAAAGGGATTGTAGATAAAGTAAAAGCAAAATTAGTAGGGGCATCTGGATATTTGACTAAACCGTTTACCCGCGCCGAATTACTGAAAATAGTCTTTATGCATCTGACTTAA
- a CDS encoding Tab2/Atab2 family RNA-binding protein has protein sequence MKIWQVDFYRRPLPDTSGQVLWELLICDATRSFEYEATCLQAAANSNWVTTQLELAAGEKLPDVIQVFRPQSLSLIEAAGRNLSINVEPTRHTLALKQWLQEKQYPSTLDKPPPAPLPENLWGEQWRFASLAASDVETIFSDRPIPILHIPEHRKPINLALASTVPVPGVVIYGGRQSMRLARWLQQARPVGLNYISGAPDGLILEAGLVDRWIVATFEDPEVTTAAQAFEQRKQQSRGLHFLLVQPDDSGMTYSGFWLLRAED, from the coding sequence ATGAAAATTTGGCAAGTTGATTTTTACCGTCGTCCATTACCAGATACATCTGGACAAGTTTTATGGGAGTTGTTGATTTGTGACGCAACTCGCAGCTTTGAGTATGAAGCCACTTGTCTCCAGGCAGCAGCAAATTCTAATTGGGTTACTACTCAACTTGAGCTAGCCGCAGGTGAAAAATTGCCAGATGTGATTCAGGTATTTCGTCCTCAGTCACTAAGTTTAATTGAGGCGGCGGGACGCAATTTAAGTATAAATGTCGAACCTACCCGCCATACTTTGGCGTTGAAGCAGTGGTTACAAGAAAAGCAGTATCCCTCAACCCTCGATAAACCACCTCCAGCACCATTACCAGAAAACCTCTGGGGAGAACAATGGCGTTTTGCAAGTTTAGCTGCTAGTGATGTGGAAACGATATTTAGCGATCGCCCCATTCCCATTTTGCACATCCCAGAACATCGCAAACCCATCAATTTGGCTTTGGCATCAACAGTGCCCGTCCCTGGAGTAGTGATTTATGGTGGACGGCAATCGATGCGCCTAGCGCGGTGGTTGCAGCAAGCCCGTCCGGTAGGATTGAATTACATATCTGGCGCACCAGACGGCTTAATATTAGAAGCTGGCTTGGTGGACAGATGGATTGTTGCCACTTTTGAAGATCCAGAAGTTACAACAGCAGCCCAAGCATTTGAACAACGAAAACAGCAAAGCCGAGGATTGCATTTTTTGTTAGTTCAACCCGATGATTCCGGGATGACTTATAGCGGCTTTTGGTTATTGCGGG
- a CDS encoding PP2C family serine/threonine-protein phosphatase: MNISKQIAQWRIVAASVCGTSHLKNNQLCQDAHHWQVLSDNVLVAAAADGAGSASLGKVGAMIAVETAIENLSTKGLTRKSLTDDALVRSLLNDAILAAKKAVDDEAAICDKQPQDLATTLIVMLATPEVVAVMQIGDGLAVAKDSMGNLLALTIPDSGEYINETTFLTSPTALDTAQMRVWRTDIVNVGIITDGLQMLALNMVVGEPHKPFFFPLFEFVANAEDKTEAKEQLVKFLRSERITQRTDDDLTLIIAAFNNS; this comes from the coding sequence ATGAACATATCAAAACAGATTGCTCAATGGCGGATTGTGGCTGCGTCTGTATGTGGTACAAGTCACTTAAAAAACAATCAGTTATGCCAGGATGCTCATCACTGGCAGGTATTATCAGATAACGTTTTAGTGGCGGCCGCAGCAGATGGGGCGGGTTCTGCTAGCCTTGGAAAAGTGGGAGCGATGATTGCTGTGGAAACAGCAATAGAAAACCTTTCCACCAAAGGACTCACCCGGAAAAGTTTGACTGATGATGCATTGGTGCGATCGCTCTTAAATGATGCCATACTAGCCGCCAAAAAAGCTGTGGATGATGAGGCGGCTATTTGTGACAAACAGCCTCAAGATTTAGCTACTACCTTAATTGTGATGCTTGCCACACCAGAAGTTGTGGCTGTAATGCAAATAGGTGATGGTTTGGCAGTGGCAAAAGATAGCATGGGCAACCTCTTGGCACTGACTATACCTGATAGTGGCGAATACATTAACGAAACAACTTTTTTAACTTCTCCTACTGCCTTAGATACAGCGCAGATGAGAGTCTGGCGCACAGACATAGTAAATGTTGGCATCATCACCGACGGACTACAAATGTTGGCTTTGAATATGGTTGTTGGCGAACCTCACAAACCCTTCTTTTTTCCCCTGTTTGAATTTGTAGCTAATGCCGAGGATAAGACAGAAGCGAAGGAGCAGTTGGTAAAGTTTTTACGCTCAGAACGGATTACGCAACGCACTGATGATGATTTGACACTCATTATAGCTGCATTCAACAACTCATAA
- a CDS encoding tetratricopeptide repeat protein, whose product MQVLRCSPRKEILSLNVSLGRGGEACVYAVPSDNNLVAKIYHKPTTAHADKLQAMLANPPENPTASLGHISIAWPEDLLRAADGKNIILGFLMPRIQGMRPIIDFYNPRTRRQHCPLFNYQYLLRTARNLAAAFAALHASGYCIGDVNESNILVSDTALVTLIDTDSFQVLDPSSNVVYRCPVGKPEFTPPELQNKTFAQHDREISHDLFGLAVLVFQLLMEGTHPFSGIFQGAIEPPPYEARIASGHFTYSQKRYVPYLPTPIAPAWEILHPSLQELFVRCFEDGHNNPQLRPSAQAWLSAIAEAEDSLITCTTNPQHRYNNHMRSCPWCERTVRLGGRDPFPSHRAIEAREHLQPRIKRKKHYTQTPHFPQRTMSPLSANYWQPVVTPSGTSYKPSKKSKLYPIICCLLGFGLLGYADVMIKFTQPLVTQNAYTQQTLKSRQTNNKLSFADYYQQGYTAYKDRDYEKAIASFTGAIEQEPTHARAIVNRGNARYNMKDYEGAVVDYSQALKINPNQTKALVNRGNARYMLAEYSNDPDLEYNLAIADYNRAIGLDNNEIEAYIRRGIVRTQMAKYSGESQQAYKRAIADFTHAIKLNVSKAEAYFQRGVVYYQIAQYSSNYEQEYNQAIADFNQALAISPKLAKVYLKRGMVRYELAQYGGSESNKNQAKAVEDIQASAKFFLEQDDMDNYQQALSNMCVVIENKCDPLFQSSSNLEKTN is encoded by the coding sequence ATGCAGGTACTACGTTGTTCCCCTAGAAAAGAAATCCTCAGTCTCAATGTCAGTTTGGGACGTGGCGGTGAAGCTTGTGTTTATGCAGTGCCATCCGATAACAACTTGGTGGCAAAGATTTACCACAAGCCAACGACTGCTCATGCTGATAAACTCCAAGCGATGCTTGCCAACCCGCCAGAAAACCCTACGGCGAGTTTAGGGCATATCTCTATCGCTTGGCCAGAGGATTTATTACGGGCGGCAGATGGCAAAAATATCATCCTCGGCTTTTTGATGCCACGCATTCAAGGAATGCGTCCAATTATCGACTTTTACAACCCCAGAACCCGTCGCCAACACTGCCCCCTATTCAACTATCAGTACCTGCTCCGCACGGCTCGTAACTTGGCGGCAGCTTTTGCAGCTTTACACGCTAGTGGATATTGTATTGGTGATGTAAACGAGTCAAATATCCTCGTCAGTGACACAGCACTGGTGACTTTGATAGATACAGACTCCTTCCAAGTACTTGACCCAAGCAGCAATGTTGTTTATCGCTGCCCAGTTGGTAAACCAGAGTTTACCCCACCAGAACTACAGAATAAAACTTTTGCCCAGCACGATCGCGAAATTTCTCACGATTTATTTGGGTTAGCGGTGCTGGTATTTCAACTCTTAATGGAAGGCACGCACCCATTTTCGGGGATTTTTCAAGGCGCTATTGAGCCACCGCCCTACGAAGCCCGCATTGCATCGGGTCATTTTACTTACAGCCAAAAGCGCTACGTACCCTACCTGCCTACACCCATTGCACCCGCTTGGGAAATTCTTCATCCCAGCTTACAAGAATTATTTGTCCGTTGTTTTGAAGACGGTCACAACAACCCACAGTTGCGCCCCAGTGCCCAAGCTTGGCTATCGGCTATTGCTGAAGCCGAAGATTCCCTGATTACCTGCACAACAAATCCCCAGCATCGCTACAACAACCACATGCGTAGCTGTCCCTGGTGTGAACGTACCGTGCGATTAGGCGGACGCGACCCCTTCCCATCACATCGGGCTATAGAAGCTAGAGAACATCTCCAACCGCGAATCAAACGGAAAAAGCACTACACGCAGACACCGCATTTTCCACAGCGAACCATGTCACCGCTCTCAGCTAATTATTGGCAGCCAGTAGTTACCCCAAGCGGTACATCTTATAAACCTTCCAAAAAGTCAAAGTTGTACCCGATTATTTGTTGCTTGCTGGGTTTTGGTTTATTGGGATATGCGGATGTAATGATTAAATTTACTCAGCCGTTGGTTACCCAAAATGCTTACACTCAACAAACACTGAAGTCTCGCCAGACAAATAACAAACTCAGCTTCGCTGATTACTATCAGCAAGGTTATACTGCTTACAAAGACCGAGATTATGAAAAAGCAATTGCCAGCTTTACCGGAGCAATTGAACAAGAACCGACACATGCCAGAGCTATTGTAAATCGCGGCAATGCTCGCTATAACATGAAAGACTACGAAGGAGCAGTCGTAGATTATAGCCAAGCTCTCAAAATCAATCCCAATCAAACCAAAGCTCTTGTGAATCGGGGTAATGCTCGCTATATGCTCGCCGAATATAGCAACGATCCCGATCTAGAGTATAACCTAGCGATCGCAGACTATAATCGCGCCATTGGTCTGGATAATAATGAAATTGAAGCTTATATCAGACGCGGGATTGTCCGCACCCAAATGGCTAAATATAGCGGTGAATCTCAACAAGCTTACAAAAGAGCGATCGCAGATTTTACTCACGCCATAAAACTTAATGTATCCAAAGCAGAAGCTTACTTTCAACGCGGTGTTGTCTATTATCAAATTGCTCAATATAGCAGCAATTATGAGCAAGAATATAATCAAGCGATCGCTGACTTTAACCAAGCATTAGCTATCAGCCCCAAACTAGCAAAAGTGTACCTCAAACGAGGTATGGTTCGCTATGAACTAGCACAATATGGCGGTAGTGAATCTAACAAAAATCAGGCGAAAGCTGTCGAAGATATACAGGCATCTGCCAAATTCTTCCTTGAGCAAGATGATATGGATAATTATCAGCAAGCACTCAGTAACATGTGTGTAGTCATAGAAAACAAATGTGACCCTTTATTCCAAAGCTCAAGTAATCTGGAAAAAACTAACTAA